The sequence ATACAAAAAAAATCGAGTATCTACCCCTGCCAGAAGAGGTCTTCATTCCTCTGCAGCAGCATATCGGGGCCCCTGGGGAACCGACAGTCAGCCCGGGTGATGCAGTCAAGACCGGGCAGTGCATCGGCCGGAGCGAGAGGTTTGTCTCCAGCCCGGTGCACGCTTCGGTTACGGGCAAGGTGAAAGCCATCACTACCCTGCTGCATCCAGCCGGCGTCAAGGTTCCGATGGTCCACATTCAGCGCACCGGCGAGGATGATTGGGATCTGCTGCCGGTCCCGGAAGACTGGCGGGCCGCAGCCAGGGAATATCTCTGCAAACTTATCTGGGATGCGGGTATTGTCGGCCTCGGCGGCGCTGCTTTTCCGACCCATGTGAAACTCTCGCCACCCAAAGAGAAGCCGATCGACGCGTTCATTCTGAATGGCTGCGAGTGTGAGCCTTACCTGACCGCCGATCATCGCGCCATGGTGGAACTGACGCCGAAAATCCTCACCGGCATGTCCATCATCATGAAAATCCTGGGCGTGGAGCAGGGATATATCGGCATCGAGACGAATAAGCCCGATGCCATTGAAGCCATGCAGGCGTGCAGCAAGGGTAACGGCCTGGATGCTCCCGTTATTCCCCTTCGGACCAAATACCCTCAGGGAGCCGAAAAGATGCTTATCCAGGCGGTATTGGGTCGGAAAGTACCAGCAGGCGGACTGCCGATGGATGTGGGCGTGATTGTTAACAATGTGGGCACGGCCCTGGCGGTGACGGAGGCGGTTACTGAGGGTAGGCCCCTCATTCAGCGGGTGGTCACCGTCACGGGTGATGGCATCAACGAGCCCCGGAACGTGATGGCCCGGGTCGGCAGCCCATTCAGCCATCTGATTGACTTTTGCGGCGGGTTGAAAGCGGAGACGGCCCTGGTTTTCATGGGCGGTCCCATGATGGGTATCGCCCAACATGACCTCCGTGTGCCGGTGGTTAAGGCCACCAGCGCCATCATCTGTACCACCGCCGTTAAAAGAGCCGAGAGCTTGCCCTGCATCCGCTGTGGGAACTGTATCTCCGCTTGTCCGATGAATCTCTTGCCGACGCGGCTGGCGCGACTGACCGAGATGCAACAATGGGAAGCCGCGGAAGAA comes from Candidatus Neomarinimicrobiota bacterium and encodes:
- the rsxC gene encoding electron transport complex subunit RsxC, whose amino-acid sequence is MKLNRKGGDILKLRTFRKGVHPPDYKAFTNTKKIEYLPLPEEVFIPLQQHIGAPGEPTVSPGDAVKTGQCIGRSERFVSSPVHASVTGKVKAITTLLHPAGVKVPMVHIQRTGEDDWDLLPVPEDWRAAAREYLCKLIWDAGIVGLGGAAFPTHVKLSPPKEKPIDAFILNGCECEPYLTADHRAMVELTPKILTGMSIIMKILGVEQGYIGIETNKPDAIEAMQACSKGNGLDAPVIPLRTKYPQGAEKMLIQAVLGRKVPAGGLPMDVGVIVNNVGTALAVTEAVTEGRPLIQRVVTVTGDGINEPRNVMARVGSPFSHLIDFCGGLKAETALVFMGGPMMGIAQHDLRVPVVKATSAIICTTAVKRAESLPCIRCGNCISACPMNLLPTRLARLTEMQQWEAAEELGINHCIECGSCAYVCPSHIPLVQWIRVGKYSLTQLQAKT